A window of the Bos indicus x Bos taurus breed Angus x Brahman F1 hybrid chromosome X, Bos_hybrid_MaternalHap_v2.0, whole genome shotgun sequence genome harbors these coding sequences:
- the SPIN4 gene encoding spindlin-4, producing the protein MSPPTVPPMGVDGVSAYLMKKRHTHRKQRRKPTFLTRRNIVGCRIQHGWKEGNEPVEQWKGTVLEQVSVKPTLYIIKYDGKDSVYGLELHRDKRVLALEILPERVPTPRIDSRLADSLIGKAVGHVFEGEHGTKDEWKGMVLARAPVMDTWFYITYEKDPVLYMYTLLDDYKDGDLRIIPDSNYYFPAAEREPGEVVDSLVGKQVEHAKDDGSKRTGIFIHQVVAKPSVYFIKFDDDIHIYVYGLVKTP; encoded by the coding sequence ATGTCGCCCCCAACAGTGCCTCCAATGGGCGTAGATGGCGTGTCCGCATACCTGATGAAGAAAAGGCACACCCACAGGAAGCAGCGGCGCAAGCCCACTTTCCTCACCCGTAGAAACATAGTTGGCTGCCGCATTCAACACGGCTGGAAGGAAGGCAACGAGCCTGTGGAGCAGTGGAAAGGCACCGTGCTTGAGCAGGTTTCCGTGAAGCCCACTCTCTACATCATCAAATATGATGGCAAGGATAGTGTGTATGGGCTAGAACTGCACCGAGATAAGAGAGTTTTAGCGCTAGAGATCCTTCCTGAGAGAGTGCCAACTCCTCGCATTGATTCGCGCCTGGCAGATTCCCTGATTGGCAAGGCAGTAGGTCATGTGTTTGAGGGTGAGCACGGTACGAAAGATGAATGGAAGGGCATGGTCCTGGCACGAGCTCCTGTGATGGACACTTGGTTTTACATCACCTATGAGAAAGATCCAGTCCtttatatgtacacactgctggaTGACTACAAAGATGGTGACCTGCGCATCATTCCAGATTCCAACTACTATTTCCCTGCAGCAGAACGGGAGCCTGGAGAAGTTGTCGACAGCCTTGTGGGCAAGCAGGTGGAGCACGCCAAAGATGATGGGTCCAAGAGAACCGGCATTTTCATCCACCAAGTTGTGGCCAAGCCATCTGTCTACTTCATTAAGTTTGATGATGATATTCACATTTATGTCTATGGTTTGGTGAAAACACCCTAA